From the genome of Rhodothermales bacterium:
AACGTGATAGTGGTGCCGTTGAGATCAACAACTTCAAGGCGCGTGATCGCTTCGTCAGCCTGTCGAACGTACAACGTGTAGTGCGGAAAGAACGCCGCCGGATCAAGAGCATCCAGCTTGACAGCGTCGTGCGGGGCTCCTCCCAACAAAACTGAATTGACCTGATCAGCACGATACTTCTCTCCGCTGCCGAACAAGAACGTGTTCAGCGATACGGTCGTCTCATCCTCCACGTAGTCATTGACCAGGACCTGGTTCTCGGCTTCATCATAGATCCACGTGGTGACGCCGTCGGAAACGAAGACCTGCGACGAAGTGACTACTCGATACCGCGAACCCTGAAGAATCGCCGTTCCGGTCGACGACTCCGTGTCGTCGAAGTACTCTGACGAATACGTCTGGTTGAAGTCTACCTGAAGAGCCTTCGCACTCTGAAGGCGCGTCCGCAGCCTGTCAACCACGGCTTGCGCATCGTTCTGGGCCCACACTGGATGTGCGTTCCACAGTGCGGTCAACGCGCCGACCACCAGCAGTACTATGCTCGCTCGACGGAATGTCGCGAAGAAAGGGTTCATCGAAGATATCCTGTATCCGGTCATACCAGCCAGATCAACGGCAAATGCCGTGCCCCGTTCCTGACATGATCCCGAAACGGGCTGTACCGGCTCCCGGATTCGGCTGGCGTCACGATCCATGGATCGCAGACTTCAAGATGTCCACGAGCGCCTCGACATCCCGTGCATCATTGTAGACATGTGGCGAGACGCGGATGGCCGTGCCCCGCACCGAAACGTGTACCGACCCGTCAACCAGTGCGGTCCGCAGGCGGTCAGGCGACAGGGTGTCAGGGAGTCGAATCCCCACCAGATGAGAAAACCGGCCACCAGCCTTCTCCACCTGGTAACCAAACGGCTGAAGCTCCTTCAGTGCGGGTTCAAACAGACGTGCACAATATTCCTGGATGCGACCGGGTCCCCATTCATTGATCTGACGGAGTCCGGCAAGCATCATGGGAAGCAACAAGAAGTTGCTTCGCTCACCGACATCAAAACGGATCGC
Proteins encoded in this window:
- a CDS encoding outer membrane lipoprotein carrier protein LolA, which translates into the protein MNPFFATFRRASIVLLVVGALTALWNAHPVWAQNDAQAVVDRLRTRLQSAKALQVDFNQTYSSEYFDDTESSTGTAILQGSRYRVVTSSQVFVSDGVTTWIYDEAENQVLVNDYVEDETTVSLNTFLFGSGEKYRADQVNSVLLGGAPHDAVKLDALDPAAFFPHYTLYVRQADEAITRLEVVDLNGTTITFELGRVVFDPPIPDDIFTFEPESTSDIVDLRSS
- a CDS encoding aminotransferase gives rise to the protein AIRFDVGERSNFLLLPMMLAGLRQINEWGPGRIQEYCARLFEPALKELQPFGYQVEKAGGRFSHLVGIRLPDTLSPDRLRTALVDGSVHVSVRGTAIRVSPHVYNDARDVEALVDILKSAIHGS